One genomic window of Kaistia geumhonensis includes the following:
- the gph gene encoding phosphoglycolate phosphatase (PGP is an essential enzyme in the glycolate salvage pathway in higher organisms (photorespiration in plants). Phosphoglycolate results from the oxidase activity of RubisCO in the Calvin cycle when concentrations of carbon dioxide are low relative to oxygen. This enzyme is a member of the Haloacid Dehalogenase (HAD) superfamily of aspartate-nucleophile hydrolase enzymes (PF00702).), with protein MRPTLVFDLDGTLVDTAADLVATLNVILEREGLAAVPYADAVPMVGHGARVLIERGLAANGATREAALIDRMFDDYIAHYAANIAVGSRPFPGVVAALDAFASRGWLLAVCTNKLEHLSLKLLSELGLADRFDAICGADTFLARKPDPIALTETIRRAGGVAEAAIMVGDSRTDIDTAKAAAIPVVAVDFGYTPVPVTELGPDIVISHYDDLEAAVARLRPDLVGQA; from the coding sequence ATGCGCCCCACTCTCGTCTTCGATCTCGACGGCACGCTGGTCGACACCGCCGCCGATCTCGTCGCCACGCTCAACGTCATCCTGGAGCGCGAGGGCCTCGCCGCGGTGCCCTATGCCGACGCTGTGCCGATGGTCGGTCACGGCGCGCGCGTCCTGATCGAGCGCGGCCTCGCCGCCAACGGCGCGACCCGCGAGGCGGCGCTCATCGACCGCATGTTCGACGACTATATCGCGCATTACGCGGCCAATATCGCCGTCGGCAGCCGGCCTTTCCCCGGCGTCGTCGCGGCGCTCGACGCCTTCGCTTCGCGCGGCTGGCTGCTCGCGGTCTGCACCAACAAGCTCGAGCATCTCTCGCTGAAGCTGCTCTCTGAACTCGGCCTTGCTGATCGCTTCGATGCCATCTGCGGCGCCGATACGTTTCTGGCGAGGAAGCCCGACCCGATCGCCCTCACCGAGACCATCCGCCGCGCCGGCGGCGTCGCCGAGGCGGCGATCATGGTCGGCGACTCGCGGACGGATATCGACACGGCCAAGGCCGCCGCGATCCCCGTGGTGGCCGTCGATTTCGGCTACACCCCCGTGCCGGTGACGGAACTCGGACCGGACATCGTCATCAGCCACTATGACGATCTCGAAGCAGCCGTGGCGCGGCTGCGGCCGGACCTCGTCGGCCAGGCATAG
- a CDS encoding amidohydrolase family protein, giving the protein MPQSSSLAHIDVGAILANPGKGAASGPARISIEDGRIAAVTPLGGAKTGTMAIAAPVNAHDHGRGLRTLAFGAVDDGLEAWIPTLSREPKLDAYRRAAVAFARMAEGGICATNHSHGPQDESRILEECEAVSRAAADVGIHVAFAAPFTDRNPLVYGDQKTFLAAADPALRPRLEARLGPPKEVKAYLRRVEEMAAFEHERFSIQYCPVGAQWVSDASLAAIAEASAVNGRRIHMHLLETRYQREWADHAYPDGIVRQLDEIGLLSPRLSIAHGVYLTADESALLAERGVIVSVNTSSNFRLRSGIAPVADFIGAGTRFGVGLDAQPLDDDDDMLREMRLVWLNHRGFGLDDVLTAARLFEGATVDGRRAVIGEDGGGRIAPGAPADILELDYAAMTADVLAADADPTNVLLTRATRKHIRRLIVGGRVIVADGRCVTVDRPALEAELIGEAKRSWNAVPPDDAATAAMKRAVRRYYGCGCHFGAGLR; this is encoded by the coding sequence GTGCCTCAATCTTCGTCGCTTGCCCATATCGATGTCGGCGCCATCCTGGCCAATCCCGGCAAGGGGGCGGCGAGCGGCCCTGCGCGGATCAGCATCGAGGACGGTCGCATCGCAGCCGTAACGCCGCTGGGAGGCGCCAAGACCGGGACCATGGCGATTGCCGCGCCCGTCAATGCCCATGACCATGGCCGCGGCTTGCGCACGCTCGCCTTCGGCGCCGTCGACGATGGCCTCGAAGCCTGGATTCCGACGCTGTCGCGCGAGCCGAAGCTCGATGCCTATCGCCGCGCGGCCGTCGCTTTCGCGCGCATGGCCGAGGGCGGAATTTGCGCCACCAACCACAGTCACGGCCCGCAGGACGAGAGCCGCATCCTCGAGGAATGCGAGGCGGTTTCACGCGCGGCCGCCGATGTCGGCATCCATGTCGCCTTCGCGGCGCCGTTCACCGATCGCAATCCGCTCGTCTATGGCGATCAGAAGACGTTTCTCGCCGCCGCCGACCCGGCGCTGCGGCCGCGGCTGGAAGCGCGCCTCGGGCCGCCGAAGGAGGTGAAGGCCTATCTCCGCCGCGTGGAGGAGATGGCAGCGTTCGAGCATGAGCGCTTCTCCATCCAGTATTGCCCGGTCGGCGCACAATGGGTGTCGGACGCCTCGCTCGCCGCGATCGCCGAGGCCTCGGCGGTGAACGGCCGGCGCATCCATATGCATCTGCTCGAGACCCGCTATCAGCGCGAATGGGCCGACCATGCCTATCCGGACGGCATCGTCCGCCAGCTCGACGAGATCGGCCTGCTGTCGCCGCGCCTCTCGATCGCGCATGGCGTCTATCTGACCGCCGATGAAAGCGCGCTGCTCGCCGAGCGTGGCGTGATCGTCTCGGTGAACACGTCCTCCAATTTCCGCCTGCGCTCCGGCATCGCGCCGGTCGCGGACTTCATCGGGGCCGGCACGCGCTTCGGCGTCGGGCTGGATGCGCAACCGCTAGACGACGACGACGACATGCTGCGCGAAATGCGGCTCGTCTGGCTCAATCACCGCGGCTTCGGCCTCGACGACGTGCTGACGGCGGCGCGGCTGTTCGAAGGCGCGACCGTCGATGGCCGCCGGGCGGTGATCGGCGAGGACGGCGGCGGGCGGATCGCGCCGGGCGCGCCGGCCGATATCCTTGAACTCGACTATGCCGCCATGACGGCGGATGTGCTCGCGGCCGATGCCGATCCGACCAATGTCCTGCTGACGCGGGCGACGCGGAAACATATCCGCCGCCTGATCGTCGGCGGGCGCGTAATCGTCGCCGATGGCCGCTGCGTCACCGTCGATCGTCCCGCGCTGGAGGCCGAGCTGATCGGCGAGGCGAAGCGCTCATGGAACGCCGTGCCGCCCGACGACGCCGCCACGGCGGCGATGAAGCGCGCCGTCCGCCGCTACTACGGCTGCGGCTGCCATTTCGGCGCCGGCCTCCGCTGA
- the gor gene encoding glutathione-disulfide reductase, giving the protein MTEFDVDLFVIGAGSGGVRAGRIAAQHGAKVMVAEADRVGGTCVIRGCVPKKLFVYASRYAEEFEDAAGYGWTIPEAPRFDWPTLVAGKDRQIDALNAAYIRNLGRSGAELVQTRATLEGPHAVRLGDGRLVTAKVILVATGSTAYRDPALKGHELAITSNEAFHLPKLPEKIVIVGGGYIAVEFAGIFHGLGVETTLLHRGDKLLRGFDDDLRTGLAEALEKKGIRLVLGDQPVAIEKDGDGLVVRTKGGLSLEAGEVMLATGRKPNTEGLGLDRAGVETDGAGAITVDEHSQSNVPSIYAVGDVTNRINLTPVAIREGHAFADTLFGGRDVVVDHLGVPKAVFSQPELGSVGLTEAEALDEFPAVDIYKTSFKPLKNGLSGRDERMMMKLVVDGTSGRVLGCHILGHDAAEMIQMVAIAVKLGATKAQFDATMALHPTAAEELVTMREPSVRHRR; this is encoded by the coding sequence ATGACGGAATTCGACGTCGACCTGTTCGTGATCGGGGCGGGTTCGGGAGGCGTGCGCGCCGGCCGCATCGCCGCGCAGCACGGCGCGAAAGTGATGGTGGCCGAGGCGGACCGCGTCGGCGGCACCTGCGTCATCCGCGGCTGCGTGCCGAAGAAGCTGTTCGTCTATGCCTCGCGCTATGCCGAGGAGTTCGAGGACGCCGCCGGTTACGGCTGGACGATTCCCGAGGCGCCGCGCTTCGACTGGCCGACCCTCGTCGCCGGCAAGGACCGCCAGATCGACGCGCTCAATGCGGCCTATATCCGCAATCTCGGGCGCTCCGGCGCGGAGCTGGTCCAGACGCGCGCCACGCTCGAGGGGCCGCATGCGGTGCGCCTCGGCGACGGTCGCCTCGTGACGGCGAAGGTGATCCTCGTCGCGACCGGTTCGACGGCCTATCGCGATCCGGCGCTGAAAGGCCATGAACTGGCGATCACCTCCAACGAGGCGTTTCACCTGCCGAAGCTGCCGGAGAAGATCGTGATCGTCGGCGGCGGCTACATCGCCGTCGAGTTCGCCGGCATTTTCCACGGCCTCGGCGTCGAGACGACGCTCCTGCATCGCGGGGACAAGCTCCTGCGCGGCTTCGACGACGATCTTCGGACCGGTCTCGCCGAAGCGCTGGAGAAGAAGGGCATCCGCCTCGTGCTGGGCGACCAGCCGGTCGCGATCGAGAAGGACGGCGACGGCCTCGTCGTGCGCACGAAGGGCGGCCTCTCGCTCGAGGCGGGCGAAGTCATGCTCGCCACCGGCCGCAAGCCGAACACCGAGGGCCTCGGCCTCGACCGTGCCGGCGTCGAGACGGACGGCGCCGGGGCGATCACGGTCGACGAGCATTCGCAGTCGAACGTGCCGTCGATCTATGCCGTCGGCGACGTCACCAACCGCATCAACCTCACGCCGGTGGCCATCCGCGAGGGCCATGCCTTCGCCGATACGCTGTTCGGCGGCCGCGACGTGGTTGTCGATCATCTCGGCGTGCCGAAAGCGGTGTTCTCTCAGCCCGAACTCGGCAGCGTCGGCCTCACCGAGGCCGAGGCGCTCGACGAATTCCCGGCCGTCGACATCTACAAGACCAGCTTCAAGCCGCTGAAGAACGGCCTCTCGGGCCGCGACGAGCGGATGATGATGAAGCTCGTCGTCGACGGCACCAGTGGCCGCGTGCTCGGCTGCCACATCCTCGGCCATGACGCGGCCGAGATGATCCAGATGGTCGCGATCGCCGTGAAGCTCGGCGCGACCAAGGCGCAGTTCGACGCCACCATGGCGTTGCACCCCACCGCCGCCGAAGAACTCGTCACCATGCGCGAGCCCTCCGTCCGCCACCGCCGCTGA
- a CDS encoding DUF2059 domain-containing protein: MTFIRTSFRAAVVALGLMVGCVAAANAQEVTESHLKAAVAAVQAAKTSKGFDNLLPLLSQQVQNRLIRLRPDQHQLIGQVVEQEALDLVPRRNDLDNDVARIWAKYFTEDELNAITAFYKSPAGAKLADIGPKVVAETLQSVKGWSDRIGEELYEKSREELKKKGVDL, translated from the coding sequence ATGACTTTCATCCGCACGTCGTTCCGCGCCGCCGTGGTCGCGCTCGGCCTCATGGTCGGCTGCGTCGCCGCCGCGAACGCCCAGGAAGTGACCGAGTCGCATCTGAAGGCGGCCGTCGCGGCCGTCCAGGCTGCGAAGACCTCGAAGGGCTTCGACAATCTGCTGCCGCTGCTCTCGCAGCAGGTGCAGAACCGCCTGATCCGCCTGCGTCCCGACCAGCACCAGCTGATCGGCCAGGTCGTCGAGCAGGAGGCGCTCGACCTCGTGCCGCGCCGCAACGATCTCGACAACGACGTCGCGCGCATCTGGGCGAAGTACTTCACCGAGGACGAGCTCAACGCGATCACCGCCTTCTACAAGAGCCCGGCCGGCGCCAAGCTCGCCGATATCGGCCCGAAGGTCGTCGCCGAGACGCTGCAGTCCGTGAAGGGCTGGTCCGATCGCATCGGCGAGGAGCTCTACGAGAAGTCGCGCGAGGAGCTGAAGAAGAAGGGCGTCGATCTCTGA
- a CDS encoding DNA-3-methyladenine glycosylase family protein has translation MVRVMPLPPDYRAAEVLAYHGRDPASLSERVTGARIEKPLVVDGGPVLVTLEIAGDEARLSADRSLSDAAEAAIETMARRMLGLLSDPDAFEAHPASAALVGARRGLRIPLTATVFEALCWAVIGQQINLTFAAALRREMVDLAGIRHAPSGLVAHPGPAEVAAIDPAALASRRFSRAKARYLTGVAAAVAAGQPDLDALAGKEAGVVEAALVALPGIGPWTARYVLLRGFGHADTAPIGDSGLATGLQRLHGLDRRPTPAEQEAAMRAFAPHRSLATVHLWASLADQATPSGTKSRKPVTRPIRPSETVAKSVPPASAGPPP, from the coding sequence ATGGTCCGCGTCATGCCCTTGCCGCCCGACTACCGGGCGGCGGAGGTCCTCGCCTATCACGGCCGCGACCCGGCGAGCCTTTCGGAGCGCGTCACGGGCGCGCGGATCGAGAAACCGCTCGTCGTAGACGGCGGGCCGGTGCTCGTCACGCTCGAGATCGCCGGCGACGAGGCGCGGCTCTCGGCCGACCGGTCGCTGTCGGACGCGGCCGAGGCGGCCATCGAGACCATGGCGCGGCGGATGCTGGGCCTCCTGTCCGACCCTGACGCCTTCGAGGCGCATCCGGCCTCCGCGGCGCTGGTCGGTGCGCGTCGGGGACTGCGGATCCCGCTGACCGCCACCGTGTTCGAGGCGCTTTGCTGGGCGGTGATCGGGCAGCAGATCAACCTGACCTTCGCGGCTGCGCTTCGCCGGGAGATGGTCGATCTCGCGGGCATCCGTCACGCGCCGAGCGGGCTCGTCGCCCATCCGGGTCCCGCCGAGGTGGCGGCGATCGATCCGGCGGCGCTCGCATCGCGGCGGTTCTCCCGTGCCAAGGCGCGCTATCTCACCGGCGTCGCCGCGGCCGTTGCGGCAGGCCAGCCGGATCTCGATGCGCTGGCGGGCAAAGAGGCCGGCGTTGTCGAGGCCGCTCTCGTCGCCTTGCCGGGCATTGGCCCGTGGACCGCGCGCTATGTGCTGCTGCGCGGTTTCGGCCATGCCGATACGGCGCCGATCGGCGATTCCGGCCTCGCCACGGGCCTCCAGCGCCTGCATGGGCTTGATCGCCGTCCGACGCCGGCCGAGCAGGAGGCCGCGATGCGGGCCTTCGCACCGCATCGCAGCCTCGCCACGGTTCATCTCTGGGCGTCGCTCGCCGATCAGGCGACGCCGTCCGGCACGAAGTCGAGGAAGCCGGTCACGCGGCCGATCCGGCCGTCCGAGACGGTCGCGAAGTCGGTCCCGCCCGCCAGCGCCGGGCCGCCCCCGTGA
- a CDS encoding invasion associated locus B family protein, with amino-acid sequence MSDSFDELEPPDPRSTLHRVVEGLTVVALVVAVILWQSDGTLMAARTLLGMDGDAQAEPSATLVAMSVQPQPIQPQSSDIRLVKHVAPAVSTPDIDPVATGSVAAATATRPARPITPPDVRPFPAQPAPDPVRLVTPSVALPPPPLTPRGWTAACDRPEASFCTASQSLSQPDDPLVETSWTIEHSAGGLFAIWTAPTGVMVDRGMTLIMGDGRPKTVPFTACGAHSCEVRARLAGDFVSLLRRSSRISTEIVLKNGKTVSFDFSREGLDAALAKLGV; translated from the coding sequence ATGAGCGACTCGTTTGACGAGCTTGAACCGCCGGATCCGCGCTCGACTCTCCACAGGGTCGTCGAGGGCTTGACGGTCGTCGCCCTCGTGGTGGCGGTCATCCTCTGGCAATCCGACGGCACGCTGATGGCGGCGCGCACCCTGCTCGGCATGGATGGCGATGCGCAAGCCGAGCCGTCGGCGACGCTGGTCGCGATGTCGGTCCAGCCACAGCCGATCCAGCCGCAATCGTCCGATATCCGCCTCGTGAAGCATGTCGCACCAGCCGTTTCGACACCGGATATCGATCCGGTGGCGACAGGCTCCGTCGCCGCCGCGACGGCGACACGGCCCGCCCGGCCGATCACGCCTCCCGATGTGCGGCCCTTCCCGGCGCAGCCGGCGCCGGATCCGGTCCGCCTCGTCACGCCCTCGGTGGCGCTGCCGCCGCCCCCGCTGACGCCGCGCGGCTGGACGGCCGCCTGCGACCGCCCGGAAGCGAGCTTCTGCACGGCCTCGCAGAGCCTCAGCCAGCCCGACGATCCGCTCGTCGAGACCTCCTGGACCATCGAGCACAGTGCTGGCGGGCTCTTTGCCATCTGGACCGCACCGACCGGCGTCATGGTCGACCGCGGCATGACGCTGATCATGGGCGACGGCCGGCCGAAGACCGTGCCCTTTACCGCCTGCGGGGCCCATTCCTGTGAAGTCCGCGCCCGGCTGGCCGGCGACTTCGTCTCGCTGCTCCGCCGCTCCAGCCGGATCTCGACCGAAATCGTTCTGAAGAACGGCAAGACCGTCAGCTTCGACTTCTCCCGCGAGGGCCTCGACGCGGCGCTGGCGAAACTCGGCGTCTGA
- the rpiA gene encoding ribose-5-phosphate isomerase RpiA, with protein sequence MTDTDDLKRQAALAALEHVTNGMKLGIGTGSTAVHLVRGLGERVRGGLHIVGVPTSERTAKLAREEGIPLTTLDETPHLDLTIDGADELDRSLQLIKGGGGALLREKIVAAASDRMIVIADGSKLVDRLGAFPLPIEVNHFGFGATLHAIEAAAHRLGQQVTLKRRLAADGAPFVTDGGHAIVDASFGLIREPEAMSLALAAIPGVVEHGLFIGLATAAVIARPDGVVWLGA encoded by the coding sequence ATGACCGACACCGACGATCTGAAGCGGCAGGCGGCGCTGGCGGCGCTCGAGCATGTCACGAACGGCATGAAGCTCGGCATCGGCACCGGCTCGACGGCCGTCCATCTCGTCCGCGGCCTCGGCGAGCGCGTGCGCGGCGGCCTCCATATCGTCGGCGTCCCGACATCGGAGCGCACCGCGAAGCTCGCCCGCGAGGAGGGCATTCCGCTGACGACGCTCGACGAGACGCCGCATCTCGATCTCACCATCGACGGCGCCGACGAGCTCGACCGTTCGCTGCAGCTCATCAAAGGCGGCGGCGGCGCGCTGCTGCGCGAGAAGATCGTCGCCGCGGCATCCGACCGCATGATCGTCATCGCCGATGGCTCGAAGCTCGTCGACCGGCTCGGCGCTTTCCCGCTGCCCATCGAGGTCAACCATTTCGGCTTCGGCGCGACCCTCCACGCCATCGAGGCGGCGGCGCATCGCCTCGGCCAGCAGGTGACGCTGAAACGGCGCCTCGCCGCCGACGGCGCCCCCTTCGTCACCGATGGCGGCCACGCCATCGTCGATGCATCTTTTGGCCTCATTCGCGAGCCAGAAGCCATGAGCCTTGCCCTGGCGGCGATTCCGGGGGTGGTCGAACATGGTCTCTTCATCGGCCTTGCGACTGCTGCCGTGATCGCCCGTCCCGATGGCGTCGTCTGGTTGGGCGCCTGA
- a CDS encoding invasion associated locus B family protein — translation MQHPVLPIRLLPALLAASLVAASGALPARAQDAAAPKPGWAASCVSAARAAAPDCEVTQRAVLSGSGQLVASVTVRVPADTRRPVIMIRLPLGLSLEGGVTIDVDGAGGRSLPLQTCDPGGCYAGAPLPSDFAAAMVAGKTLDLVFSGLDKTPVRVALPLGGFASAFDAIK, via the coding sequence ATGCAGCATCCTGTTCTTCCGATTCGTCTCCTGCCGGCCCTTCTCGCCGCCAGCCTCGTCGCGGCTTCCGGGGCGCTGCCGGCGCGGGCTCAGGATGCCGCCGCCCCGAAGCCCGGATGGGCCGCGAGCTGCGTTTCGGCCGCGCGCGCCGCGGCACCCGACTGCGAGGTGACGCAGCGCGCCGTGCTCTCGGGAAGCGGCCAGCTGGTGGCCTCTGTCACGGTCCGCGTTCCCGCCGACACGCGGCGGCCGGTCATCATGATCCGCCTGCCGCTCGGCCTTTCGCTCGAAGGCGGTGTCACGATCGATGTCGACGGAGCGGGCGGGCGGTCCCTGCCGCTCCAGACCTGCGATCCGGGCGGATGCTATGCGGGCGCGCCGTTGCCGTCCGACTTCGCCGCAGCCATGGTCGCGGGCAAGACGCTCGATCTCGTCTTCTCCGGCCTCGACAAGACGCCGGTCCGCGTCGCGCTTCCGCTCGGCGGGTTCGCATCTGCTTTCGACGCCATCAAGTAA
- a CDS encoding Ada metal-binding domain-containing protein, whose product MTTTVAFPAGARLYAVATTGIYCRPDCASRAPLPKNVRFFSDAAGAEASGYRACLRCRPDRAA is encoded by the coding sequence ATGACGACGACGGTGGCGTTTCCGGCAGGGGCGCGGCTCTATGCAGTGGCGACGACCGGCATCTATTGCCGGCCGGATTGCGCGTCGCGGGCGCCGCTGCCGAAGAATGTCCGCTTCTTCTCCGATGCCGCCGGCGCCGAGGCGTCCGGCTATCGCGCGTGCCTCCGCTGCCGGCCGGACCGCGCGGCCTGA
- a CDS encoding DUF2934 domain-containing protein: MADLEERVRERAYHLWLAAGSPEGRAEEFWAEAEQIEGGHVEPEMPPAGPHARPDLVNQDATIGSGMMPDAEDEDGNQGPTG, from the coding sequence ATGGCCGATCTCGAAGAACGCGTGCGTGAACGGGCCTATCATCTCTGGCTCGCCGCCGGCTCGCCCGAAGGCCGAGCGGAGGAGTTCTGGGCTGAGGCCGAGCAGATCGAAGGCGGCCATGTCGAGCCAGAGATGCCCCCCGCCGGACCGCATGCCCGTCCCGATCTCGTCAATCAGGATGCCACGATCGGCAGCGGCATGATGCCGGACGCCGAGGACGAGGACGGCAACCAGGGGCCGACCGGCTGA
- a CDS encoding MFS transporter, with protein MTAVAAPGRRLLDGRDYKTLALSALGGALEFYDFIIFVFFVTVLGHLFFPPEIPEWVQQLQAFGIFAAGYLARPLGGLVMAHFGDKLGRKRMFTLSILLMALSTLGIAVLPTYASIGIAAPILLLTMRVLQGAAIGGEVPGAWTFVSEHVPVHRIGLACGILTCGLTAGILLGSLIATAVNVVFTPDEVMAYGWRIPFALGGVFGLVAVYLRRWLDETPVFRELKAAKALSAGLPLGEVLRAHKGATILSMLLTWMLSGAIVVAILMTPTLLQTLYKIPAGEALTANSIATLFLTVGCVLAGLTVDRIGAGRFFTFGSVFLGAATFYFYSSVASDASSLFLLSALAGFSVGVIGAVPYVLVKAFPPAVRFTGVSFAYNIAYAIFGGLTPLLVTVALKSDPMAHAHYLVFLSVMGVGIGLYLWAKDRH; from the coding sequence ATGACTGCAGTTGCCGCCCCCGGCCGTCGCCTGCTCGACGGCCGCGACTACAAGACCCTCGCTTTGTCCGCCCTCGGCGGCGCGCTCGAATTCTACGACTTCATCATCTTCGTCTTCTTCGTGACCGTGCTCGGTCACCTGTTCTTCCCGCCGGAGATTCCGGAATGGGTGCAGCAGTTGCAGGCCTTTGGCATCTTCGCCGCCGGTTATCTGGCACGGCCACTCGGCGGGCTCGTGATGGCGCATTTCGGCGACAAGCTCGGCCGCAAGCGCATGTTCACGCTGTCGATCCTGCTGATGGCGCTTTCTACGCTCGGCATCGCCGTGCTGCCGACCTATGCCTCGATCGGCATCGCGGCGCCGATCCTCCTGCTCACCATGCGCGTGCTGCAGGGCGCGGCGATCGGCGGCGAGGTGCCCGGCGCCTGGACCTTCGTGTCCGAGCATGTCCCGGTCCATCGCATCGGCCTCGCCTGCGGCATCCTCACCTGCGGCCTCACCGCGGGCATTCTGCTCGGCTCGCTGATCGCGACCGCCGTCAATGTCGTGTTCACGCCCGACGAGGTGATGGCCTATGGCTGGCGCATCCCCTTCGCGCTCGGCGGTGTCTTCGGCCTCGTTGCCGTCTATCTCCGCCGCTGGCTCGACGAGACGCCGGTGTTCCGCGAGCTGAAGGCGGCGAAGGCGCTCTCGGCGGGCCTGCCGCTCGGCGAGGTGCTGCGCGCGCACAAGGGCGCCACGATCCTCTCGATGCTGCTGACCTGGATGCTGTCGGGAGCGATCGTCGTGGCGATCCTGATGACGCCGACGCTGTTGCAGACGCTCTACAAGATCCCGGCCGGCGAGGCGCTGACCGCCAATTCGATCGCGACCCTGTTCCTGACGGTCGGCTGCGTGCTTGCCGGCCTCACGGTCGACCGCATCGGCGCCGGCCGCTTCTTCACCTTCGGCAGCGTCTTCCTCGGCGCCGCGACCTTCTACTTCTATTCCTCGGTCGCAAGCGACGCGTCGAGCCTCTTCCTTCTCTCGGCGCTCGCCGGCTTCTCAGTCGGCGTCATCGGCGCGGTGCCCTATGTGCTGGTCAAGGCCTTCCCGCCGGCCGTGCGCTTCACCGGCGTCTCCTTCGCCTACAATATCGCCTACGCGATCTTCGGCGGGCTGACGCCGCTGCTCGTCACGGTGGCGCTCAAATCCGACCCCATGGCGCATGCCCACTACCTGGTCTTCCTCTCGGTAATGGGCGTCGGCATCGGCCTCTATCTCTGGGCGAAGGACCGCCACTGA